Proteins encoded by one window of Labrus bergylta chromosome 2, fLabBer1.1, whole genome shotgun sequence:
- the LOC110002804 gene encoding G2/M phase-specific E3 ubiquitin-protein ligase-like gives MVSLNVIGYHLARADKTRVLTKIQANTLKDLKKTVGRSRVYIIPQTTITLPLQIPEPEGAHSPPETSPPTGPETASQSLASSASTQLMTTPTAASTAIRPAASTTAPAAIDVFPSQSPSSLALRPQASGSAPQVTPPAPTVPMNMPAFTSNSNSHIGAESPPLNAMSLSSTLDIDGSSPRTDSNPSLEASLDPAQWLNAGTPEVFYRRAHVEPPNSTSINDFVIDDSEEGEEDDNIAVPFESDMPTSEEVELAIILSAFREDHLSGGVISTCCIRRKKLLESAIKAISRVTFCWTDSPQIEFVGEDADDMGGPQREFFRLLMIEVQTSLGIFEGKAGQVFLSYDQAALDQNKYFKAGNLIAWSIAHGGPCVKALDPSLFQLMCGQEPQLEQFDWQLLPDPEVQSKVKRILECKTAGDLTALQEDLGDWINECGVPFIFTATIEDIPKIYAYVVKHYIFLRTARMVHQFTEGMNAFGKLWDLVKGNWIAFLPLFTNMQEPLSKAAFKAIFTYSYSSRGTNRREEEEDTIYCWELVLNMIEDKLTELRFEDLLIFITGADEVPALGFPNKPCIDFFEQESGQRRLPYASTCMMCLFLPRGITQEDELHWMLCQATKDSLGFGKV, from the exons ATGGTTAGCCTGAATGTCATTGGATATCATCTTGCAAGAGCTGATAAGACCAGGGTTCTGACTAAAATTCAGGCTAATACATTGAAAGACCTGAAGAAAACAGTTGGAAGAAGCAGGGTTTATATTATTCCCCAGACCACTATTACACTGCCGTTACag ATCCCCGAACCTGAAGGGGCTCATAGCCCACCAGAAACATCTCCACCAACTGGACCTGAGACAGCTTCACAGTCTCTAGCTTCTTCAGCATCCACACAACTGATGACCACACCAACTGCTGCATCGACAGCCATCAGACCTGCAGCCTCAACCACTGCCCCTGCAGCCATTGATGTATTTCCATCCCAATCCCCTTCATCACTGGCCCTCAGACCTCAAGCCTCAGGTTCTGCCCCCCAGGTTACACCCCCTGCTCCTACGGTTCCTATGAACATGCCAGCATTCACATCTAACAGTAATTCTCATATAGGTGCAGAGTCCCCTCCCCTTAATGCCATGTCACTCTCTTCAACTCTTGACATTGATGGAAGCTCACCAAGGACAGACTCAAACCCATCACTT GAGGCAAGTTTGGATCCTGCACAGTGGCTGAATGCTGGTACCCCAGAG gTCTTTTACAGAAGGGCACATGTGGAACCACCTAAtag TACTTCTATCAATGACTTTGTCATTGATGATTCAGAGGAAGGGGAAGAGGACGATAACATTGCAGTTCCTTTTGAAAGTGACATGCCTACGtct GAGGAAGTGGAGCTTGCCATAATTCTGAGCGCTTTTCGAGAGGATCACCTTTCTGGGGGCGTCATATCCACTTGTTGTATCAGGAGGAAAAAGCTTCTGGAGAGTGCCATTAAAGCAATCTCCAGAGTCACTTTCTGTTGGACCGATTCACCACAGATTGAGTTTGTAGGAGAAGATGCAGATGATATGGGGGGACCACAGCGAGAGTTTTTCAG ACTCTTGATGATAGAGGTTCAGACCTCTCTTGGCATTTTCGAAGGAAAGGCTGGCCAGGTCTTTCTTAGTTACGACCAAGCAGCATTAGACCAAAATAAGTACTTCAAAGCTGGGAATCTTATCGCTTGGTCGATTGCACATGGAGGTCCATGCGTCAAAGCCCTGGATCCCAGCCTCTTCCAGCTGATGTGTGGCCAGGAGCCACAGCTTGAGCAGTTTGACTGGCAGTTGCTGCCTGACCCAGAGGTGCAAAGCAAAGTCAAAAGG ATCCTAGAGTGCAAGACTGCAGGGGACCTGACAGCACTCCAGGAAGACTTGGGGGACTGGATTAATGAGTGTGGTGTCCCATTCATATTCACAGCTACAATTGAAGACATACCAAAAATCTATGCTTACGTGGTGAAGCACTACATCTTTCTcag AACGGCCAGAATGGTACACCAGTTCACAGAGGGAATGAACGCTTTTGGGAAGCTGTGGGACCTGGTAAAGGGGAACTGGATTGCCTTCCTACCATTGTTCACCAACATGCAGGAGCCTTTGTCAAAGGCAGCATTCAAGGCCATCTTCACTTACAGTTACAGCAGTAGAGGAACCAACCGacgtgaggaagaggaggacactATCTACTGCTGGGAGCTGGTTCTGAACATGATTGAAG ACAAATTGACTGAACTCAGATTCGAAGACCTTCTGATATTCATCACTGGTGCAGATGAAGTCCCTGCCCTTGGGTTTCCAAATAAGCCCTGCATTGACTTCTTTGAACAGGAGTCAGGCCAGCGACGTTTGCCCTACGCCTCGACTTGCATGATGTGCTTGTTCCTTCCTAGAGGAATCACGCAGGAGGACGAATTACATTGGATGCTTTGTCAGGCCACTAAAGACTCTTTGGGATTTGGAAAGGTTTAG
- the LOC136181332 gene encoding uncharacterized protein isoform X1, producing the protein MPLSVYLSRDQSETHEDVNLALTELEQKLCKHFVRITIVGKRGRKVPVLLTTLMRESLDTLVEKREECGVLTENGFLFALPHSVHHLRGSDCIRQLVHECSDIKNPKALTSTKLRKQIATLSTVLNLKNTELDQLADFLGHNIDVHRKHYRLPEGTLQLAKISKVLLALEQGQLGKYKGKSLDEIHIDPNDASMADVQGSEDETSTTTLQESSFAQNQRRKFAKKRVASITEAPESEDEDSVMSLPDSTSAASARNQRSSAKTRDARVAEAQGSEDEASTASLLESTSTASAQNQRRKFEKKRGKQTAVKRNWTPEGCAAVQRHLKKFIVMNQVPGKEDCQRCIDAEPQAQKSRDWRAVKYFKN; encoded by the exons ATGCCCTTGTCTGTGTACTTGTccagagaccaatcagaaacgCATGAAGATGTTAACTTGGCCCTTACAGAACTGGAGCAGAAGCTTTGCAAACATTTTGTCCGGATAACCATAGttggaaagagaggaaggaaagttCCTGTTCTCCTCACTACACTCATGAGGGAATCTCTTGATACTCTGGTTGAGAAGCGAGAAGAATGTGGGGTACTGACTGAAAATGGTTTCTTGTTTGCATTGCCTCATTCTGTCCACCACCTCAGGGGTTCTGACTGCATAAGACAGTTAGTGCATGAATGTAGTGATATCAAAAATCCCAAAGCTCTAACCTCAACAAAACTCAGGAAACAAATTGCAACGCTCTCTACTGTACTGAATCTGAAGAACACAGAACTTGACCAGCTGGCAGATTTCCTTGGGCATAACATTGATGTACACAGAAAGCACTACCGCCTTCCAGAGGGGACCCTACAGCTCGCCAAGATAAGCAAAGTTCTCCTGGCATTGGAACAGGGACAGCTCGGAAAATACAAAGGAAAGAGCCTGGATGAAATTCACATTGATCCAAACG ATGCCAGTATGGCAGATGTCCAGGGGTCGGAAGATGAGACCAGCACCACAACACTACAAGAAAGCAGCTTTGCCCAAAACCAGAGGAGGAAGTTTGCGAAAAAGAGAG TTGCTAGCATTACAGAGGCACCGGAGTCAGAAGATGAGgacagtgtgatgtcactgccaGACAGCACCTCTGCAGCATCTGCCCGAAACCAGAGAAGCTCTGCAAAAACTAGAG ATGCCAGGGTGGCAGAAGCCCAGGGGTCAGAAGATGAGGCCAGCACCGCATCACTACTAGAAAGCACCTCTACAGCGTCTGCCCAAAACCAGAGGAggaagtttgaaaaaaagagag gtaaacaaactgctgttaaaaGAAACTGGACACCAGAAGGATGTGCTGCAGtacaaagacatttaaagaaattCATTGTGATGAACCAAGTCCCAGGGAAGGAGGACTGCCAGCGCTGCATCGATGCAGAACCTCAAGCCCAGAAGAGCAGAGACTGGAGGGCAgtgaaatactttaaaaattGA
- the LOC136181332 gene encoding G patch domain-containing protein 4-like isoform X2 — MKFTLIQTTVEIEACSQEVMEDASMADVQGSEDETSTTTLQESSFAQNQRRKFAKKRVASITEAPESEDEDSVMSLPDSTSAASARNQRSSAKTRDARVAEAQGSEDEASTASLLESTSTASAQNQRRKFEKKRGKQTAVKRNWTPEGCAAVQRHLKKFIVMNQVPGKEDCQRCIDAEPQAQKSRDWRAVKYFKN; from the exons ATGAAATTCACATTGATCCAAACG ACTGTTGAAATTGAGGCCTGTTCACAAGAGGTCATGGAAG ATGCCAGTATGGCAGATGTCCAGGGGTCGGAAGATGAGACCAGCACCACAACACTACAAGAAAGCAGCTTTGCCCAAAACCAGAGGAGGAAGTTTGCGAAAAAGAGAG TTGCTAGCATTACAGAGGCACCGGAGTCAGAAGATGAGgacagtgtgatgtcactgccaGACAGCACCTCTGCAGCATCTGCCCGAAACCAGAGAAGCTCTGCAAAAACTAGAG ATGCCAGGGTGGCAGAAGCCCAGGGGTCAGAAGATGAGGCCAGCACCGCATCACTACTAGAAAGCACCTCTACAGCGTCTGCCCAAAACCAGAGGAggaagtttgaaaaaaagagag gtaaacaaactgctgttaaaaGAAACTGGACACCAGAAGGATGTGCTGCAGtacaaagacatttaaagaaattCATTGTGATGAACCAAGTCCCAGGGAAGGAGGACTGCCAGCGCTGCATCGATGCAGAACCTCAAGCCCAGAAGAGCAGAGACTGGAGGGCAgtgaaatactttaaaaattGA